One Plasmodium cynomolgi strain B DNA, chromosome 12, whole genome shotgun sequence genomic region harbors:
- a CDS encoding hypothetical protein (putative), producing MGNSEKGTIMYRNVASNNPNGVILPTDGMTNVQVDERNGIRFYSGPLVGRELVPVSNKSSVNKLSETADFGGKESSDLSESRNNDNTVRIISSEGYVSDRRREVIDGRNLRQYWFDYINSSFGSVNANEIKGLIFGSSQGRTDSSTANKQMGPTSNQTQHSTCAVPGDISNNRISEDILAELIREKIKDSINDVVERLLSQKKSPDLVRKDLLNEVEKEPNLSHALEGYYNGGKDSGLCCSGGVKCDEGEADEDVEPVEGVEREMREKKNLVCNNGVTRITGEALRGEVDQEKGSTKVERCSEEQRGEGHSPQGSQRLGRESNKETVQLDEEDMLEIEKLNNHLKLNKIKKSVNLQKEDKEKNHVKWKNLLYNCIDIIYLLTNENNAKNKKMNSLLGEINKLNDYEKKIEHLNEENEKLKIQILQKNELVKKKDIKERTNLNLKISEQGKKIANYEKDINIYKNKVNKLNHKISNKESELDKLKKKYHLVLDEIEKCKQDATATLKQVLNKKHTTLVDKQCQDISKYYEVEMCMLNKQVRNLKDLLKSETKEKIMLSKKLSECSEGSVRGGLPGEQSKGQFSGQFSGQSKGQSKGQFNGQSKGQSNWHSNGHPNADSCAHSGAHSNDDEDGEESHRKAAPQKGNSTQEETREQTNEGTYKKMCQNLFNEMNEIKKNFDNQKILYDQKIEQLEQKQELQNIKNKLDASEKIVEVYQNIFRENVNYIKNDNLQKRDFSQPMGEMHPQGDGQSYSHLQSGEKDNLTKKLDVVSLARHSNGGSSYDDLGKCPVALSRKDNPNTQMNATFTSCNIPGASAEFTMSRLQMGSESGGGHLLPPGVNSAAWGSVPSGSGIGVVSGIGVVSGNGMVSGNGVVSGNGMVGGIGMASGNGMVGGIGMASGIGMASGIGMASGNDMAGSIGMVSGIGSVSGLGLASGLGSVGPRNQNETTQHNYLNEFVKMYLENNPISESNKNNGFKISDLTKWNQRCTENVLNNEHKINHLHDSLMKFEKTELVNIFISICSELKSDNIFFVIEFVKFLSFIVYEQFPLFTSFFYNVASIISINSTKFDEYINVIKKWKSHYVNGQKYYLFRRSVLFIFQADLKDVRRSDIDRACLNLVRSLYQKNMEMSKYSNDSFEKAEYIINKHSKEIISKVIKTYMNLYSIDKISNIIPHMNSINSKLKTQSYFVRSISSCLNLSKTDNFQEIERKIKELAATKGINEKIKNRINVDEIDEYLAAYTIMGTLKKYLNVTLTQDLLPSISKMIQKNRSSQ from the exons ATGGGGAATAGTGAAAAGGGGACTATAATGTACAGAAATGTGGCCAGTAATAACCCTAATGGAGTTATACTACCCACTGATGGAATGACAAATGTACAGGTGGATGAGCGCAATGGAATAAGATTTTATAGTGGTCCCTTGGTGGGGAGAGAATTAGTTCCTGTGAGTAATAAAAGCAGTGTGAACAAGTTAAGCGAGACAGCCGATTTCGGGGGGAAAGAAAGCAGTGACTTGTCTGAATCGAGAAACAACGACAACACGGTTAGGATTATATCTAGCGAGGGTTACGTTTCTGACAGGAGGAGGGAAGTCATCGACGGGCGTAACTTGAGGCAGTACTGGTTCGATTACATCAATAGCAGCTTTGGTAGCGTCAATGCGAATGAAATAAAGGGGTTGATATTTGGTAGTTCACAGGGGCGCACCGATAGTAGCACAGCCAATAAGCAGATGGGACCCACATCAAATCAGACGCAACACTCTACGTGTGCAGTGCCAGGGGACATCTCCAACAATCGCATTAGTGAAGACATACTGGCAGAACTCATCCGGGAAAAGATAAAGGACAGCATAAATGACGTAGTTGAGAGGTTACTGAGTCAGAAAAAGAGTCCCGATTTAGTAAGAAAGGATCTTCTGAACGAAGTTGAAAAGGAGCCAAATTTGAGTCATGCATTAGAGGGGTACTACAACGGGGGGAAAGACAGTGGACTGTGCTGCAGTGGCGGTGTGAAGTGTGATGAGGGGGAAGCAGACGAGGATGTCGAACCAGTTGAAGGGGTCGAAAGGGagatgagagaaaaaaaaaatcttgtTTGTAACAACGGAGTGACTAGAATCACTGGGGAAGCACTAAGGGGGGAAGTCGATCAGGAAAAGGGCAGCACGAAGGTAGAACGTTGCTCGGAAGAACAACGAGGAGAGGGACATTCACCACAGGGAAGTCAACGCCTGGGAAGAGAATCGAACAAAGAAACAGTCCAGCTGGATGAAGAAGACATGCTAGAAATTGAGAAGCTGAATAACCATCtcaaattaaacaaaataaaaaaatcagtaAATCTGCAAAAAGAagacaaagaaaagaatcatgtgaaatggaaaaatctCCTTTACAATTGTATAGATATTATTTACTTGTTGacgaatgaaaataatgcaaaaaataaaaaaatgaattcctTGTTAGGAGAAATAAACAAGCTGAACGATTATGAGAAGAAGATAGAGCATCTGAATGAAGAGAATGAAAAACtgaaaatacaaattttgcaaaagaacgaacttgtgaaaaaaaaagacatcaAAGAAAGGACAAacttaaatttgaaaatctccgaacaaggaaaaaaaattgccaattATGAGAAGGAcattaacatatataaaaataaagtcaaCAAACTGAATCACAAAATAAGTAACAAGGAGAGCGAACTGGATAAGTTGAAAAAGAAGTACCATCTCGTTTTGGATGAAATTGAAAAGTGCAAACAGGATGCTACCGCTACTTTGAAGCAGGTACTGAACAAAAAACACACCACCCTGGTCGATAAGCAGTGTCAAGACATTTCGAAATATTACGAGGTTGAGATGTGCATGCTTAACAAACAAGTTAGAAATTTGAAGGACCTCCTTAAAAGTGAGACCAAGGAGAAAATCATGCTCAGCAAGAAGCTAAGCGAGTGCTCCGAGGGGAGCGTTCGGGGTGGGCTCCCCGGCGAGCAGTCCAAGGGGCAGTTCAGTGGGCAGTTCAGTGGGCAGTCCAAGGGGCAGTCCAAGGGGCAGTTCAATGGGCAGTCCAAGGGGCAGTCCAATTGGCACTCCAACGGGCACCCCAACGCTGATTCGTGTGCCCATTCGGGTGCACACTCCAACGATGATGAGGATGGGGAGGAAAGCCACAGAAAGGCCGCCCCCCAAAAGGGTAACTCAACCCAGGAAGAAACGCGCGAACAAACGAATGAAGGcacgtacaaaaaaatgtgccaaaACTTATTCAAcgaaatgaatgaaataaaaaaaaattttgacaatcagaaaattttgtatgaCCAAAAAATTGAGCAACTCGAACAAAAGCAGGAGCtgcaaaatattaaaaataaattggacGCATccgaaaaaattgtagaagtgtaccaaaatatttttcgcgaaaatgtgaattatataaaaaatgataacttGCAAAAACGGGATTTCAGTCAACCCATGGGTGAGATGCATCCCCAAGGGGACGGGCAGAGTTACAGCCATTTGCAAAGCGGTGAGAAGGATAATTTGACCAAAAAGTTGGATGTCGTTAGCTTGGCTCGACACTCTAATGGGGGGAGCAGCTACGACGACCTTGGCAAATGCCCCGTTGCATTGTCTAGGAAGGATAACCCTAATACTCAGATGAATGCCACATTCACGTCTTGTAATATACCCGGGGCGTCTGCAGAATTCACCATGAGCAGGCTCCAAATGGGAAGTGAGTCAGGGGGTGGCCACCTGCTGCCGCCCGGGGTTAATAGTGCAGCTTGGGGAAGCGTTCCCTCGGGGAGCGGCATTGGTGTGGTTAGCGGCATTGGTGTGGTTAGCGGCAATGGTATGGTTAGCGGCAATGGTGTGGTTAGCGGCAATGGTATGGTTGGCGGCATCGGTATGGCTAGCGGCAATGGTATGGTTGGCGGCATCGGTATGGCTAGCGGCATCGGTATGGCTAGCGGCATCGGTATGGCTAGCGGCAATGACATGGCTGGCAGCATTGGCATGGTTAGCGGCATCGGTTCGGTGAGTGGTCTTGGCTTGGCGAGCGGCCTAGGGTCAGTCGGTCCGCGCAACCAGAACGAGACCACGCAGCACAACTACCTGAACGAGTTTGTAAAGATGTACCTAGAAAACAACCCCATCAGTGAATCAAACAAAAACAACGGGTTCAAAATTAGCGACCtcacaaaatggaatcaAAGATGTACAGAAAATGTGCTCAACAATGAACACAAAATTAATCACCTACATGACAGCTTAATGAAATTTGAAAAGACAGAATTGGTCAACATATTCATAAGCATATGTAGTGAATTAAAAAgtgacaatatttttttcgtgatcgagtttgtaaaatttttgtccttcatAGTGTATGAACAGTTCCCGTTATTCACGTCCTTCTTTTACAACGTCGCCTCGATCATTTCAATAAATTCTACCAAATTTGATGAATACATAAATGTGATCAAGAAATGGAAGAGCCACTACGTGAATGGGCAGAAATATTATCTCTTCCGGAGAAGtgtgcttttcatttttcaagcAGATTTGAAAGACGTCAGAAGGAGCGACATCGACAGGGCTTGCTTGAACCTTGTCAGAAGTTTATACCAGAAGAATATGGAGATGTCCAAATATTCGAAT gaCTCCTTCGAAAAGGCCGAATACATAATCAACAAGCATTCGAAGGAAATCATCAGCAAAGTCATTAAGACGTACATGAACCTCTACAGCATTGACAAAATCAGCAACATCATCCCGCACATGAATTCAATAAACTCAAAG ctCAAAACGCAGTCCTACTTTGTCAGGTCCATATCGTCCTGCTTGAATTTGAGCAAAACGGATAATTTTCAGGAG ATCGagcggaaaataaaagaactgGCGGCAACCAAGGGGATTAACGAAAAGATAAAGAACAG AATAAACGTAGACGAAATAGACGAATATTTGGCGGCGTACACAATTATGGGCACGCTGAAGAAGTACTTGAACGTTACCCTCACCCAGGACCTGTTGCCCTCCATCTCAAAGATGATCCAGAAGAACAGGTCATCTCAGTGA
- a CDS encoding triosephosphate isomerase (putative) yields MTRKYFISANWKCNGTQESIKTLAASFNELDFDPAKLDVIVFPVNVHYELAKSLLKPKFHTGIQNVSKYGNGSYTGEVSAEIAKDLNIEYVIVGHFERRKFFNETDEDVKDKLQQCLKNNLKVVLCFGESLEQREKNQTIDVITKQVNSFVHLIDNFDNVVLAYEPIWAIGTGKTATPEQAQEVHKEIRSIVKEKCGEKNANQIRILYGGSVNTENCASLIKQDDIDGFLVGNASLKPSFVEIIKSAM; encoded by the exons ATGAcgagaaaatatttcatatcaGCCAACTGGAAATGTAATGGAACCCAGGAAAGCATAAAGACCCTGGCGGCGAGCTTTAATGAGTTGGACTTTGACCCCGCCAAGCTGG ACGTTATCGTTTTCCCCGTGAACGTGCACTACGAACTCGCAAAGAGCTTGCTGAAGCCAAAGTTTCACACAGGTATACAAAATGTGTCAAAATACGGAAATGGATCCTACACAGGAGAAGTCAGCGCAGAAATTGCCAAAGATCTAAACATCGAATATGTAATTGTTGGACATtttgaaagaagaaaatttttcaacGAAACGGATGAAGATGTAAAGGACAAATTACAgcaatgtttaaaaaataatttaaaagttgTTCTTTGTTTTGGTGAGTCATTAGaacagagagaaaaaaatcaaaccATCGATGTGATAACTAAACAAGTAAACAGCTTTGTCCATTTAATTGACAACTTCGATAATGTTGTTTTGGCATATGAACCAATTTGGGCCATTGGAACGGGAAAGACTGCAACACCTGAACAAGCCCAAGAGGTGCATAAAGAAATAAGAAGTAttgtgaaagaaaaatgtggagaaaaaaatgctaaccAGATCAGAATTCTATATGGGGGTAGTGTTAATACTGAAAATTGTGCATCCCTCATTAAGCAGGATGATATTGATGGGTTCCTGGTTGGCAATGCTTCCTTGAAGCCATCCTTTGTTGAAATTATCAAGAGTGCTATGTAA